A single region of the Neodiprion pinetum isolate iyNeoPine1 chromosome 5, iyNeoPine1.2, whole genome shotgun sequence genome encodes:
- the LOC124220399 gene encoding superkiller complex protein 3 isoform X2, with translation MSKVMKLGLKEARELIKQKEFKEAIKRCKTILKEDKQNYVALVLLGAAMQEVEELRSQAPLALKKAAELQPNNTLAWQGLVAFYEREPSNHSALLELITAHSKLLQVDSDSAKFSPTINKIVDLVLQIQDDTALAQVISTFNQLKEREMLSEDRVRIISSSLAKILTQYPKDLKEYSTLLEDTLAKVCKDVNVTNRQEYYRKYLKILYNIGKLDALLTEAASMHKEFSDDTYPLEWICRVYSEKSILNGSCNGIEITPFYETLQVLNADSSMAAMAKAVNLYQSANFIEARDTLNHVVFLKPNWLHPWVALAEVNLKLYCFEEAERAAARANQLIKPDTPCKIELKIQLAMFEAISRTANSKDSTISMEMIEDRISRDSSSHKFKLILARVRVQLEDPKANDLLKELENYSETKVEATVLKAIALKNQKKLDEAADVLGSALENSEAWLVLGKIHWEMGDYNHSQMAFLKGIHADPYNWECLVYLGHYYQRYGKDLERCRKCYQKALQINPASEEAGIGLSTAFRLLKNSEANMQLLQRVTMYGGGPKWAWLQLGLHYLDQGEPEQAINSLRNVIRSNPNDNHCWEILADAYLERGAHASALKSYHRALELIPGSLYPMIQIANIKLILSQFIEAKKDFEQVLLSEQSYIPALKGLAETLLGLSKEYACKQLLGRSRENAELAADYLTTAITENSGISCIWKLLGDACYQIATLPKKYCFMKITAGLVKSQTQEQHVTIERADIFSLSIKSYCRALSLSPVSALLWHDLASCYLSQLKMNSVSDRHDVANKAVAAAKQAIKIAPSSWMHWNLLGVICMTHEIKNYALSQHCYVMAIDMELQNPVAWSNLGTLYLHLGDPYRANEAFSRAQRVDPGYNNSWIGQALIAEKMTRKEAMDLFRHTTQLGYHNQAALGYTHWVLTTLLNSEAKKDPLYIYTIENMHAVSVAMDGINWYLEHVPDDPYALNAHGLLLERQKLYNPAVRAFTLALKLATKDNEKDSLRVNLSRSLVQLNKFDEAVQLCQGIKNADFNSHCQLALSLFKAERYEESYGAYEAALHWLAGDGSDKAHVLCAMAAMAYMFQGVDDAKTLLFQCIRIQPPTVSGLLAAAALGLLHQDINLTALVLKELKPYQDHPEHRNHITLLSAYAHVVQDDRKTAIRVLSKAAHRHPGDVESWVSLVRLLPESEPKIIGNSAEKALYLGRKNCTDTVAKVSCTSSISHLVSGLGDKGLKSSEKTIYSFPYMAESWATLVAALLPRIGDSCM, from the exons ATGTCGAAAGTGATGAAATTGGGATTGAAAGAGGCTCGGGAATTGATCAAGCAAAAAGAATTCAAGGAAGCTATAAAAAGATGTAAAACCATCCTTAAGGAGGATAAACAGAATTACGTAGCACTAGTCCTGCTTGGGGCCGCTATGCAGGAAGTAGAAGAACTGAGATCTCAAGCTCCGTTAGCTCTCAAAAAGGCAGCAGAACTTCAGCCCAATAACACTTTGGCCTGGCAAGGTTTAGTTGCATTTTACGAGCGAGAACCAAGTAACCATTCTGCGCTGCTGGAACTGATCACAGCTCACAGCAAACTGTTGCAGGTCGATag CGATTCTGCAAAGTTTTCTCCCACAATCAACAAAATTGTGGATCTTGTATTACAAATACAAGATGATACAGCCTTGGCACAAGTTATATCAACTTTTAACCAGCttaaagagagagaaatgtTGAGCGAAGATAGAGTAAGAATAATCAGTTCTAGCTTGGCGAAGATTTTAACTCAGTATCCAAAAGATTTAAAGGAATATTCTACTCTGTTAGAAGATACACTTGCAAAGGTGTGCAAAGATGTCAATGTAACTAATAGGCAAGAATAttacagaaaatatttgaaaattctgtaTAATATCGGAAAATTAGATGCTTTACTTACAGAAGCTGCTAGTATGCACAAAGAGTTTTCTGATGACACATATCCGTTGG AATGGATTTGTCGAGTGTATTCAGAGAAAAGTATTTTAAATGGTTCATGCAATGGTATAGAAATAACACCATTTTATGAAACACTACAAGTTCTGAACGCCGATTCAAGTATGGCAGCGATGGCTAAAGCAGTAAATTTATACCAAAGTGCTAATTTCATTGAGGCAAGGGACACTTTAAATCACGTCGTTTTTCTTAAACCAAACTGGTTGCACCCGTGGGTGGCTTTAGCGGAAGTTAATTTAAAACTCTATTGTTTTGAGGAAGCTGAAAGGGCAGCTGCCCGCGCTAACCAATTAATAAAACCTGACACTCCATGCAAGATAGAGCTGAAGATACAACTTGCTATGTTCGAGGCAATAAGTCGAACTGCAAATTCAAAAGACTCGACTATTTCTATGGAAATGATTGAAGAT AGAATCAGCAGAGATTCGTCTTCGcacaaatttaaattaatattggCACGTGTGCGTGTTCAACTTGAGGATCCAAAGGCAAATGACTTGTTGAAGGAACTTGAAAATTACTCGGAAACAAAAGTCGAAGCTACCGTCCTTAAAGCGATTGCcttaaaaaaccaaaaaaaattagatgaaGCTGCAGATGTTCTTGGCTCGGCTTTAGAGAACTCGGAAGCGTGGTTGGTGCTGGGAAAAATTCATTGGGAAATGGGTGACTACAATCACAGCCAAATGGCATTTCTGAAAGGCATTCATGCCGATCCTTACAACTGGGAGTGCTTGGTTTATTTGGGTCACTACTATCAACGATATGGCAAAGACTTGGAACGGTGTCGAAAATGTTATCAAAAAGCCTTGCAAATCAATCCAGCCTCTGAAGAAGCAGGAATCGGTCTTAGTACAGCTTTCAGGCTCTTGAAAAACAGT GAAGCAAACATGCAGTTGCTGCAGCGTGTAACAATGTACGGAGGGGGACCTAAGTGGGCTTGGCTTCAATTGGGCTTGCATTATTTAGACCAGGGAGAACCTGAGCAGGCAATAAACTCATTGCGTAATGTTATAAGGAGCAATCCGAATGACAA cCATTGCTGGGAGATTTTGGCTGATGCATACTTGGAAAGAGGAGCTCATGCATCAGCACTCAAATCATACCACCGTGCCTTGGAACTGATTCCTGGATCTTTATATCCCATGATACAAATAGCTAACATTAAACTG ATACTGAGTCAATTTATAGAAGCCAAAAAAGATTTCGAGCAAGTCTTACTGTCTGAACAGAGCTATATCCCAGCATTAAAAGGACTAGCAGAAACATTACTTGGCTTGTCTAAAGAATATGCTTGTAAACAACTGCTGGGTCGATCAAGAGAAAATGCAGAACTAGCTGCTGACTACTTGACTACAGCTATCACAGAAAATAGTGGGATTTCTTGCATTTGGAAACTATTGGGTGATGCTTGTTACCAAATAGCAACTTTACCAAAGAAGTATTGCTTCATGAAAATTACTGCTGGCCTAGTCAAATCTCAAACTCAAGAACAGCATGTAACAATTGAAAGAGCTGATATATTCTCATTGTCCATAAa GTCATACTGCCGTGCATTAAGTTTATCACCAGTTTCTGCATTACTTTGGCATGATTTGGCATCCTGTTATTTATCACagttgaaaatgaattcaGTCTCCGATCGTCATGACGTGGCTAATAAAGCTGTAGCAGCTGCTAAGCAAGCTATAAAAATAGCACCATCTTCTTGGATGCATTGGAATCTATTGGGTGTGATCTGCATGACACATGAAATTAAGAATTACGCCCTTTCACAGCATTGTTACGTGATGGCGATTGACATGGAATTGCAAAATCCTGTAGCTTGGAGTAACTTAGGAACTCTGTATCTACATTTGG GCGATCCTTATAGGGCAAACGAAGCATTTTCACGAGCTCAACGAGTCGATCCTGGGTATAACAATAGTTGGATAGGTCAGGCTCTAATTGCTGAGAAAATGACTAGAAAAGAAGCTATGGATCTGTTCAGGCACACTACGCAGTTAGGGTATCACAATCAGGCTGCATTGGGTTACACTCATTGGGTTTTAACAACTCTTTTAAACTCCGAAGCAAAAAAAGATCCTctctatatatacacaattgaaaatatgcatGCGGTATCTGTGGCAATGGACGGGATAAATTGGTACCTCG aacATGTTCCTGATGATCCCTATGCCTTGAATGCTCATGGTTTATTACTAGAGCGCCAAAAATTGTATAACCCTGCAGTCAGGGCATTTACATTGGCTTTAAAATTAGCCACCAAAGATAATGAGAAAGACTCCTTGCGTGTTAACTTATCGCGCAGTTTGGTACAGCTCAATAAATTTGATGAAGCTGTTCAACTTTGTCAGGGTATAAAAAATGCTGATTTCAATTCCCACTGTCAGCTTGCTCTTTCGTTATTCAAAG CCGAGAGATACGAAGAATCTTATGGTGCTTACGAAGCAGCCTTGCATTGGCTAGCAGGTGATGGCTCAGATAAGGCGCATGTACTTTGCGCGATGGCAGCTATGGCCTACATGTTTCAAGGCGTTGATGATGCAAAGACTCTACTTTTCCAATGCATTCGAATTCAACCGCCAACCGTTTCCGGACTCCTTGCCGCAGCTGCACTCGGATTACTTCATCAAGACATTAACTTGACTGCCTTGGTTCTGAAGGAGTTGAAGCCATATCAGGATCATCCAGAACACAGAAATCATATTACTTTGCTCTCCGCTTACGCGCATGTTGTTCAAGATGACCGTAAAACTGCTATTAGAGTATTGAGTAAAGCTGCACACAGACATCCTG GTGATGTCGAATCATGGGTATCATTGGTGCGTTTGTTGCCTGAGTCAGAGCCAAAAATCATTGGTAACAGTGCAGAGAAGGCTCTATATTTGGgccgaaaaaattgtacagaTACCGTGGCAAAAGTGAGCTGTACCTCATCGATTAGTCATCTTGTTTCAGGCCTGGGTGATAAAGGATTGAAATCTAGTGAAAAGACAATATACTCATTTCCCTATATGGCGGAAAGTTGGGCTACATTGGTTGCAGCACTTCTTCCacg CATCGGTGACAGCTGCatgtga